In Panthera uncia isolate 11264 chromosome B4, Puncia_PCG_1.0, whole genome shotgun sequence, one genomic interval encodes:
- the JCAD gene encoding junctional cadherin 5-associated protein isoform X2 encodes MYSVEDLLISHGYKLSRGIQAPHDGDREGRRHARPRARAGQGLLNGCEDGPAGPPPSKPSPGKGHVSASEDSHHLRRALGEPQSSSASRAREAGFYHQPVLRWSSQPQTAHDHAYWRRKGQEVGGLLGPRAREDPEVRGMAQAHSLPVHTREGPWEVGGRTENVMKKAVWEEELRMAGPAKWQNISLESWNQPRKLGRQMSDGDGERLFQDLYPFVQGEHVLNSQSKGKSQSLPRVLSPEGLSCMEIPIPLNDGHFQGVPKMPFYPPNCAPNLESKRNPEKGGSSVPFPRPKFGRPLKPPPYDSHQHSRAGVEASDSLDSQQADLCVSYLTKSSEPRLELCAPDSSLEPPVYVPPPSYRSPPQHIANPYVEDTVPGPVCGPRQRQHPLEPAGPPGTGNEYGASPHSPRGVPQQPRPTTAYDGSVLYIPFDDPRIRHFKLARPRGFCQETTANEKSYNSSPSTALAPAHGNGQQDGAVLSPQSVRTSPGGVSGPATADPSPWWLWDQLPRDVENGAPDQRAHGAVGGQWPALDSGQGGHTEGLVSPPSPQGESTCETRTKLKKFETGIRTKKSSKKKMNETIFCLVSIPVKSESHLPDIDTNNNDLKQGTDKRNGLDKSAALQEQSLLSMSSTDLELQALTGSMVGRTEFQKQDLGEPEEGKQTNDLRFIHPAQHRELKYSGSWPGHQYRDQQTQTTFAEESRSALPLPGQKPGGSPKAVLTPKYSDPLVSEAHAPTELAPGDRNQRPSAHHLKGQMSLSPSSNSAFSRTASCVSQAPVSKAGPSQACAEGRGHRASPVPRGDVVKGETTGPCNSKQLFGQFLLKPVSRRPWDLISQLESFNKELQEEEESSPSSSDSSSEDSDTEWQPEGRAEATGKHWGCGGDGQAWRVEEPGARPGRAKSKSESWSEGQKPGRPGARAQCPGPAEVEGGRGAVVAAHGGPIADEGNQEVERALNTEPAVSPGPVKRAASSRSGDTKPVPSSDPASLRQPPGSQALPRVPISAELSPATPRKAGGEEGRSPPVPLALASKPRGLSAPDLRSVGLTRAQEQSAGKSDASSGEASAIEIPPNESLQARAARILGIEVAVESLLPGTRRTGQDQHPEHDGGGRGPEAPREEPGSGSQLDDPAASPDAFYGRRKCGWTQSPLFVGERDSARRAAPAAEPSGADGTVPSKAPSPEPQYSPQESRSFNPKDMGTKPPFKSTLFHFIERTPNMPGSEKRLRSTSKVIESLQEKLASPPRRADPGRLMRMKEVSSVSRMRLLTSRSADSTEEAEEPKAERDPGMQPGGLVSLNAGDLARKAGLPLVVSKGALPPEEDSRPTAHGEKKTIHQDFWCPDSYDPSRVERV; translated from the exons GTTTTATCATCAGCCCGTGCTGAGGTGGTCCTCTCAGCCCCAGACCGCTCACGACCACGCCTACtggagaagaaaaggacaggAGGTCGGTGGCTTGCTGGGGCCAAGGGCCCGAGAAGACCCAGAGGTCAGAGGGATGGCCCAAGCCCACAGTCTGCCCGTTCACACGAGGGAGGGCCCATGGGAAgttggaggaaggacagagaacgTGATGAAGAAGGCAGTTTGGGAAGAAGAGCTGAGAATGGCAGGACCTGCCAAATGGCAGAATATAAGCCTGGAGAGCTGGAACCAGCCAAGGAAACTAGGGAGGCAAATGTCTGATGGTGATGGGGAGAGACTGTTTCAAGATCTGTACCCATTTGTGCAAGGAGAACATGTGCTGAATTCCCAAAGCAAAGGGAAATCCCAGTCATTGCCCAGGGTTCTTTCCCCCGAGGGCCTGAGTTGCATGGAAATTCCCATTCCATTAAATGATGGACATTTTCAAGGTGTTCCTAAAATGCCATTTTATCCCCCAAATTGTGCGCCAAATTTGGAATCCAAAAGGAACCCCGAGAAGGGGGGTTCCTCGGTCCCTTTCCCCCGGCCTAAGTTTGGGAGACCCCTCAAGCCTCCACCTTACGACTCCCACCAACACTCCAGGGCGGGCGTGGAGGCCAGTGACTCTCTGGACAGTCAGCAGGCGGACTTGTGCGTCTCCTACTTGACCAAATCCAGCGAGCCCCGGCTGGAGCTGTGCGCGCCCGACTCTAGTTTGGAGCCTCCCGTGTACGTGCCTCCGCCATCGTACAGGTCGCCGCCCCAGCACATCGCAAACCCCTACGTGGAGGACACAGTGCCTGGGCCCGTGTGTGGTCCCCGTCAGCGGCAGCATCCGTTGGAGCCGGCCGGTCCCCCTGGCACCGGGAATGAGTATGGTGCAAGCCCACACTCTCCTCGCGGGGTCCCTCAGCAGCCCCGGCCGACCACCGCGTACGATGGCTCCGTTCTGTATATTCCCTTTGACGACCCACGGATACGGCATTTCAAACTGGCCCGCCCCCGGGGTTTCTGTCAAGAAACAACAGCCAACGAGAAGTCCTACAACTCTAGTCCCAGCACTGCCCTGGCCCCTGCTCATGGAAACGGTCAACAAGATGGTGCCGTTTTGAGCCCACAGAGTGTGAGAACCTCGCCGGGGGGTGTGAGTGGCCCGGCCACTGCCGATCCCAGTCCCTGGTGGCTGTGGGACCAGCTCCCCAGGGATGTGGAAAATGGCGCTCCTGACCAAAGAGCCCACGGTGCCGTGGGGGGACAGTGGCCTGCCCTGGACAGCGGCCAGGGCGGGCACACAGAAGGCCTCGTCTCCCCCCCAAGCCCGCAGGGCGAGAGTACCTGTGAAACTCGAACCAAGCTCAAGAAGTTCGAAACTGGGATTCGGACCAAGAaaagttcaaagaagaaaatgaacgagacaatattttgtttggtttccATCCCAGTTAAATCAGAATCACATCTGCCAGATATAGATACGAACAACAATGACTTAAAACAGGGCACTGATAAAAGGAATGGGCTTGATAAGAGCGCAGCTTTGCAGGAACAAAGTCTGCTGAGCATGTCTTCCACCGACCTGGAGCTGCAGGCACTCACAGGAAGCAtggtggggagaacagagttccagaAACAAGATCTGGGGGAACCAGaagaaggcaaacaaacaaatgaccTCAGATTCATTCACCCTGCACAACACAGAGAGCTCAAGTATTCTGGCTCGTGGCCAGGGCACCAGTACAGAGATCAGCAAACCCAAACCACTTTTGCAGAGGAGTCCAGAAGCGCGCTGCCCCTCCCCGGTCAGAAGCCGGGAGGCTCACCAAAAGCAGTGCTGACTCCAAAATACTCAGACCCTCTCGTCTCGGAGGCTCACGCGCCCACGGAGTTAGCTCCCGGCGACCGAAACCAGAGGCCAAGTGCTCATCACCTGAAAGGCCAAATGTCcctcagcccctccagcaacAGTGCTTTCTCAAGGACTGCCTCCTGCGTAAGCCAGGCACCTGTTTCAAAAGCCGGGCCCAGTCAGGCCTGCGCCGAGGGCCGTGGCCACAGAGCCAGCCCCGTGCCCAGGGGCGACGTGGTGAAGGGGGAGACCACCGGCCCGTGCAACAGCAAACAGCTGTTTGGTCAGTTTCTCCTGAAGCCAGTTAGCCGCCGTCCCTGGGATTTGATTAGCCAGCTAGAGAGTTTTAACAAGGAGcttcaggaagaggaagagagcagtCCTAGCAGCAGCGACAGCAGCAGCGAGGACAGTGACACAGAGTGGCAGCCCGAAGGCCGTGCTGAGGCCACGGGCAAGCACTGGGGCTGCGGGGGAGACGGCCAGGCGTGGAGGGTTGAGGAGCCCGGGGCCAGGCCGGGAAGAGCCAAGAGTAAGTCCGAAAGCTGGAGCGAGGGGCAGAAGCCTGGCCGGCCTGGTGCCCGTGCTCAGTGCCCGGGCCCCGCGGAGGTGGAAGGAGGCCGGGGGGCGGTGGTGGCGGCACACGGAGGCCCGATTGCCGATGAGGGAAACCAGGAGGTGGAGCGCGCCCTGAACACCGAGCCAGCCGTCAGCCCAGGTCCTGTGAAGAGAGCGGCTTCCTCCAGGTCAGGTGACACAAAACCAGTGCCCTCATCGGATCCGGCCTCACTGAGGCAGCCCCCGGGAAGCCAGGCACTGCCCCGTGTTCCCATTTCTGCCGAGCTGAGCCCAGCGACCCCTCGGAAGGCCGGTGGCGAGGAGGGGAGGAGCCCGCCGGTCCCGCTCGCTCTCGCCAGCAAACCCCGAGGGCTCTCGGCGCCGGACTTGAGGTCTGTGGGACTGACGCGGGCACAGGAGCAGAGCGCTGGGAAGTCAGATGCGTCTTCAGGTGAAGCCAGTGCAATAGAAATCCCCCCAAATGAGTCCCTTCAAGCAAGGGCTGCGAGGATCCTGGGCATCGAGGTGGCCGTGGAGTCCCTGCTGCCAGGCACCAGGAGAACGGGACAGGACCAGCACCCCGAGCATGACGGAGGTGGCCGCGGGCCGGAGGCCCCCAGGGAGGAGCCTGGGTCCGGTTCACAGCTGGATGACCCCGCAGCGTCCCCTGACGCCTTTTACGGCAGGAGAAAGTGCGGCTGGACCCAAAGCCCTCTCTTTGTAGGGGAAAGGGACAGCGCCCGTCGCGCTGCCCCGGCCGCTGAGCCCTCGGGTGCGGACGGGACTGTCCCCAGCAAGGCCCCCAGCCCCGAGCCTCAGTACAGTCCCCAAGAGTCCAGGTCCTTCAATCCCAAGGACATGGGGACAAAACCACCCTTCAAGTCCACCCTGTTCCATTTTATAGAAAGGACCCCAAATATGCCAGGCTCAGAAAAGAGGCTCAGAAGCACTTCCAAAGTGATTGAAAGTTTACAAGAGAAACTGGCTTCGCCCCCTAGGAGAGCAGACCCCGGCCGCTTGATGAGGATGAAGGAGGTGAGCTCCGTGTCCCGGATGAGGCTCCTGACCTCCCGGAGCGCTGACTCCACAGAGGAGGCCGAGGAACCGAAGGCCGAGAGGGACCCCGGGATGCAGCCCGGAGGCCTGGTGTCTCTGAACGCCGGGGACCTGGCTCGGAAGGCCGGGCTCCCGCTCGTGGTCTCCAAGGGCGCCCTCCCGCCGGAAGAAGACAGTCGTCCAACGGCACACGGGGAGAAGAAGACCATCCATCAGGATTTCTGGTGCCCAG aTTCATACGACCCTAGCAGAGTGGAGAGGGTGTGA
- the JCAD gene encoding junctional cadherin 5-associated protein isoform X1: MYSVEDLLISHGYKLSRGIQAPHDGDREGRRHARPRARAGQGLLNGCEDGPAGPPPSKPSPGKGHVSASEDSHHLRRALGEPQSSSASRAREAGFYHQPVLRWSSQPQTAHDHAYWRRKGQEVGGLLGPRAREDPEVRGMAQAHSLPVHTREGPWEVGGRTENVMKKAVWEEELRMAGPAKWQNISLESWNQPRKLGRQMSDGDGERLFQDLYPFVQGEHVLNSQSKGKSQSLPRVLSPEGLSCMEIPIPLNDGHFQGVPKMPFYPPNCAPNLESKRNPEKGGSSVPFPRPKFGRPLKPPPYDSHQHSRAGVEASDSLDSQQADLCVSYLTKSSEPRLELCAPDSSLEPPVYVPPPSYRSPPQHIANPYVEDTVPGPVCGPRQRQHPLEPAGPPGTGNEYGASPHSPRGVPQQPRPTTAYDGSVLYIPFDDPRIRHFKLARPRGFCQETTANEKSYNSSPSTALAPAHGNGQQDGAVLSPQSVRTSPGGVSGPATADPSPWWLWDQLPRDVENGAPDQRAHGAVGGQWPALDSGQGGHTEGLVSPPSPQGESTCETRTKLKKFETGIRTKKSSKKKMNETIFCLVSIPVKSESHLPDIDTNNNDLKQGTDKRNGLDKSAALQEQSLLSMSSTDLELQALTGSMVGRTEFQKQDLGEPEEGKQTNDLRFIHPAQHRELKYSGSWPGHQYRDQQTQTTFAEESRSALPLPGQKPGGSPKAVLTPKYSDPLVSEAHAPTELAPGDRNQRPSAHHLKGQMSLSPSSNSAFSRTASCVSQAPVSKAGPSQACAEGRGHRASPVPRGDVVKGETTGPCNSKQLFGQFLLKPVSRRPWDLISQLESFNKELQEEEESSPSSSDSSSEDSDTEWQPEGRAEATGKHWGCGGDGQAWRVEEPGARPGRAKSKSESWSEGQKPGRPGARAQCPGPAEVEGGRGAVVAAHGGPIADEGNQEVERALNTEPAVSPGPVKRAASSRSGDTKPVPSSDPASLRQPPGSQALPRVPISAELSPATPRKAGGEEGRSPPVPLALASKPRGLSAPDLRSVGLTRAQEQSAGKSDASSGEASAIEIPPNESLQARAARILGIEVAVESLLPGTRRTGQDQHPEHDGGGRGPEAPREEPGSGSQLDDPAASPDAFYGRRKCGWTQSPLFVGERDSARRAAPAAEPSGADGTVPSKAPSPEPQYSPQESRSFNPKDMGTKPPFKSTLFHFIERTPNMPGSEKRLRSTSKVIESLQEKLASPPRRADPGRLMRMKEVSSVSRMRLLTSRSADSTEEAEEPKAERDPGMQPGGLVSLNAGDLARKAGLPLVVSKGALPPEEDSRPTAHGEKKTIHQDFWCPARQPDLPVCKLETTGPSCTVTSFTTATENFVVPTESLCGNKALVR, encoded by the exons GTTTTATCATCAGCCCGTGCTGAGGTGGTCCTCTCAGCCCCAGACCGCTCACGACCACGCCTACtggagaagaaaaggacaggAGGTCGGTGGCTTGCTGGGGCCAAGGGCCCGAGAAGACCCAGAGGTCAGAGGGATGGCCCAAGCCCACAGTCTGCCCGTTCACACGAGGGAGGGCCCATGGGAAgttggaggaaggacagagaacgTGATGAAGAAGGCAGTTTGGGAAGAAGAGCTGAGAATGGCAGGACCTGCCAAATGGCAGAATATAAGCCTGGAGAGCTGGAACCAGCCAAGGAAACTAGGGAGGCAAATGTCTGATGGTGATGGGGAGAGACTGTTTCAAGATCTGTACCCATTTGTGCAAGGAGAACATGTGCTGAATTCCCAAAGCAAAGGGAAATCCCAGTCATTGCCCAGGGTTCTTTCCCCCGAGGGCCTGAGTTGCATGGAAATTCCCATTCCATTAAATGATGGACATTTTCAAGGTGTTCCTAAAATGCCATTTTATCCCCCAAATTGTGCGCCAAATTTGGAATCCAAAAGGAACCCCGAGAAGGGGGGTTCCTCGGTCCCTTTCCCCCGGCCTAAGTTTGGGAGACCCCTCAAGCCTCCACCTTACGACTCCCACCAACACTCCAGGGCGGGCGTGGAGGCCAGTGACTCTCTGGACAGTCAGCAGGCGGACTTGTGCGTCTCCTACTTGACCAAATCCAGCGAGCCCCGGCTGGAGCTGTGCGCGCCCGACTCTAGTTTGGAGCCTCCCGTGTACGTGCCTCCGCCATCGTACAGGTCGCCGCCCCAGCACATCGCAAACCCCTACGTGGAGGACACAGTGCCTGGGCCCGTGTGTGGTCCCCGTCAGCGGCAGCATCCGTTGGAGCCGGCCGGTCCCCCTGGCACCGGGAATGAGTATGGTGCAAGCCCACACTCTCCTCGCGGGGTCCCTCAGCAGCCCCGGCCGACCACCGCGTACGATGGCTCCGTTCTGTATATTCCCTTTGACGACCCACGGATACGGCATTTCAAACTGGCCCGCCCCCGGGGTTTCTGTCAAGAAACAACAGCCAACGAGAAGTCCTACAACTCTAGTCCCAGCACTGCCCTGGCCCCTGCTCATGGAAACGGTCAACAAGATGGTGCCGTTTTGAGCCCACAGAGTGTGAGAACCTCGCCGGGGGGTGTGAGTGGCCCGGCCACTGCCGATCCCAGTCCCTGGTGGCTGTGGGACCAGCTCCCCAGGGATGTGGAAAATGGCGCTCCTGACCAAAGAGCCCACGGTGCCGTGGGGGGACAGTGGCCTGCCCTGGACAGCGGCCAGGGCGGGCACACAGAAGGCCTCGTCTCCCCCCCAAGCCCGCAGGGCGAGAGTACCTGTGAAACTCGAACCAAGCTCAAGAAGTTCGAAACTGGGATTCGGACCAAGAaaagttcaaagaagaaaatgaacgagacaatattttgtttggtttccATCCCAGTTAAATCAGAATCACATCTGCCAGATATAGATACGAACAACAATGACTTAAAACAGGGCACTGATAAAAGGAATGGGCTTGATAAGAGCGCAGCTTTGCAGGAACAAAGTCTGCTGAGCATGTCTTCCACCGACCTGGAGCTGCAGGCACTCACAGGAAGCAtggtggggagaacagagttccagaAACAAGATCTGGGGGAACCAGaagaaggcaaacaaacaaatgaccTCAGATTCATTCACCCTGCACAACACAGAGAGCTCAAGTATTCTGGCTCGTGGCCAGGGCACCAGTACAGAGATCAGCAAACCCAAACCACTTTTGCAGAGGAGTCCAGAAGCGCGCTGCCCCTCCCCGGTCAGAAGCCGGGAGGCTCACCAAAAGCAGTGCTGACTCCAAAATACTCAGACCCTCTCGTCTCGGAGGCTCACGCGCCCACGGAGTTAGCTCCCGGCGACCGAAACCAGAGGCCAAGTGCTCATCACCTGAAAGGCCAAATGTCcctcagcccctccagcaacAGTGCTTTCTCAAGGACTGCCTCCTGCGTAAGCCAGGCACCTGTTTCAAAAGCCGGGCCCAGTCAGGCCTGCGCCGAGGGCCGTGGCCACAGAGCCAGCCCCGTGCCCAGGGGCGACGTGGTGAAGGGGGAGACCACCGGCCCGTGCAACAGCAAACAGCTGTTTGGTCAGTTTCTCCTGAAGCCAGTTAGCCGCCGTCCCTGGGATTTGATTAGCCAGCTAGAGAGTTTTAACAAGGAGcttcaggaagaggaagagagcagtCCTAGCAGCAGCGACAGCAGCAGCGAGGACAGTGACACAGAGTGGCAGCCCGAAGGCCGTGCTGAGGCCACGGGCAAGCACTGGGGCTGCGGGGGAGACGGCCAGGCGTGGAGGGTTGAGGAGCCCGGGGCCAGGCCGGGAAGAGCCAAGAGTAAGTCCGAAAGCTGGAGCGAGGGGCAGAAGCCTGGCCGGCCTGGTGCCCGTGCTCAGTGCCCGGGCCCCGCGGAGGTGGAAGGAGGCCGGGGGGCGGTGGTGGCGGCACACGGAGGCCCGATTGCCGATGAGGGAAACCAGGAGGTGGAGCGCGCCCTGAACACCGAGCCAGCCGTCAGCCCAGGTCCTGTGAAGAGAGCGGCTTCCTCCAGGTCAGGTGACACAAAACCAGTGCCCTCATCGGATCCGGCCTCACTGAGGCAGCCCCCGGGAAGCCAGGCACTGCCCCGTGTTCCCATTTCTGCCGAGCTGAGCCCAGCGACCCCTCGGAAGGCCGGTGGCGAGGAGGGGAGGAGCCCGCCGGTCCCGCTCGCTCTCGCCAGCAAACCCCGAGGGCTCTCGGCGCCGGACTTGAGGTCTGTGGGACTGACGCGGGCACAGGAGCAGAGCGCTGGGAAGTCAGATGCGTCTTCAGGTGAAGCCAGTGCAATAGAAATCCCCCCAAATGAGTCCCTTCAAGCAAGGGCTGCGAGGATCCTGGGCATCGAGGTGGCCGTGGAGTCCCTGCTGCCAGGCACCAGGAGAACGGGACAGGACCAGCACCCCGAGCATGACGGAGGTGGCCGCGGGCCGGAGGCCCCCAGGGAGGAGCCTGGGTCCGGTTCACAGCTGGATGACCCCGCAGCGTCCCCTGACGCCTTTTACGGCAGGAGAAAGTGCGGCTGGACCCAAAGCCCTCTCTTTGTAGGGGAAAGGGACAGCGCCCGTCGCGCTGCCCCGGCCGCTGAGCCCTCGGGTGCGGACGGGACTGTCCCCAGCAAGGCCCCCAGCCCCGAGCCTCAGTACAGTCCCCAAGAGTCCAGGTCCTTCAATCCCAAGGACATGGGGACAAAACCACCCTTCAAGTCCACCCTGTTCCATTTTATAGAAAGGACCCCAAATATGCCAGGCTCAGAAAAGAGGCTCAGAAGCACTTCCAAAGTGATTGAAAGTTTACAAGAGAAACTGGCTTCGCCCCCTAGGAGAGCAGACCCCGGCCGCTTGATGAGGATGAAGGAGGTGAGCTCCGTGTCCCGGATGAGGCTCCTGACCTCCCGGAGCGCTGACTCCACAGAGGAGGCCGAGGAACCGAAGGCCGAGAGGGACCCCGGGATGCAGCCCGGAGGCCTGGTGTCTCTGAACGCCGGGGACCTGGCTCGGAAGGCCGGGCTCCCGCTCGTGGTCTCCAAGGGCGCCCTCCCGCCGGAAGAAGACAGTCGTCCAACGGCACACGGGGAGAAGAAGACCATCCATCAGGATTTCTGGTGCCCAG CCCGTCAGCCCGACTTGCCCGTGTGTAAGCTGGAGACTACTGGCCCTTCGTGTACCGTAACATCCTTTACCACTGCCACCGAGAACTTCGTCGTCCCCACGGAATCGCTGTGTGGAAATAAAGCATTAGTCCGTTGA